Genomic DNA from Ruminococcus sp. OA3:
CGGGCCGCCCGCTTACTGCCAGGTACATTGCCCGTTCCAGGTGATACCGGATATCCTTTGCATCTGTGACCATCACCGCATACTTCGTCATGGGAGCAACCGACTGCACAATGTCATACTCCTGCACGCCCATGGTGCGCAGCGCAAGCCCTGTGCTTCTCACCGTAGTCGCATACCGCACCTGACCCGAAAATACCAGCATCGGTATTGAATCTGTCCAGGCACACAGCACCCCGGTGATAGCGTTGGTGGCCCCCGGTCCGGAAGTCACACACACAGCTGCCATACGGTTATCGACCCGGGCGTACGCCTCCGCCGCCATCGCCGAAGCCTGCTCATGGTGATGATACGTGCAGCGAAGCCTGCCATGATGTCCAAACGAATCGTTCAGATGCATCGCACCTCCGCCCGTCACCGTAAATACATCACAAACTCCGCTGTCAGCGATCGTATCCGCTATATAATCAGAAACTTTCTTTTTCATAATATTCCCATCCCTCTACTGATAATCCGGACACCTGTTCTCACAGACCATCCGCTTGCCGGAGGCCTGTACCGGAATCTCATCCACATACGTCACGTCGATGACCGCTTCCTCGCCCAGATAGCGGCGGTAAGAATCTACCACGGCATTTTCATCAATCTTATCCCGGTCGGCATTTAAGAGCAGCTCATACCGCTTTTTCTCCCACTGAATACATTTTGCCTGGTGGACAATCCCTTCCAGATTGATCAGCACATTCATAAATACGTGAATCGACAGCGGTTCTCCCTTACAATTGTACATCAGGGACCCCCGGCGTCCGTAGATTTCTTTGAAAATCCCATGTTTTCTTCCCTCTTCATCAACACTTACCTCCATGATCCCGGTATCGCCTGTATCATAACGGATCATCGGAAACGCCCGGTTATAATAGTCCGTCACCACGATCCTCCCCGGCTCCCCGGGCGCTGCCGGCTTATCACTGTCGAGCTTCAGGATCTCAATATAGAAATTGTAGAGGTCTATGGTGTAATCATTCCGTCCCGGAAGTGCGATCGCGATAAATCCGTTTTCATTATTTCCATAGGAACGCACGGGACGGAAACCAAAGATATCGGTCAGATCGTCAAAAGTTGCATCCGGCAGCGCCTCGCCCATTGAGAATACCATTTCCACATCCCACTTCGATACATCGATATGTTTCCGTCTGATATAAGCGGCGAGCGCAGTCAGTGCACTGGAATAGCTGACCAGCACCTGAATCCTCTGTTTTCTGATGGTCCCGCAGATATCTGCAAGCGCGTCATCCCCCATGTTGGATATGTCGATCATAATCAGGTTATTTTTGAAAGATTTCCATTTGCTGATGGTGTTCTTTCCCTCAATCCACACACGGAACTCCCCGCGTTTCATCCCCATCCGGAACCCGTTCAGCTCCATGCAGGAAATAAAATTCATGTTGATGCGGTTCATCTTGTCCCCGTCGCAGAGCACCGTAAACGGCGCTCCGGTCGATCCGCTCGTGGACAGGCGATATGTCTTCTTCTCCTCCCCCTGATAGGAATCACAGAGAATCTCAGAAAAATGCGCGTTGTAATCCGCTTTATTCATCACCGGAAATTCACTGAGGTTTTTGGCATCCGCACAGTGTGCCCGGTAATACGCCGAGCTGTCTTTCGCGTATTCGAGCAGCGTATGCAGCCGTCTTTTCTCATACTCCTCTGTGATGCCATCCACGATCTCCCGTTTATTGACTGTTTTCAGTTTCTCAAGCTTTCTGCCCTTTACGGCGTCGAGCAGATTGAATGCGGTCCTCCGCAATCGTTCACCAGCCTGCATTCCCTACACCTCTTCTATCTTTTTCGTTTGTCGTTTCCTCAATTTTGCAAGTCCCAAAGCTGTCACGGCAAGCACCCGCACAACATTTGCCGCCAGCACTGCACAGGAAAATCCCATTATTCCATACTGTGCTGTCAGCCAGAGTACCAGCACCGTCATCAGGATCAGATGCCCTGCCTGAAGGATCAGCTGCCATTTCTCATCGGTAAATGTCAGTACAAGAATGAACAGGAATGCCGAGAACATTCCCAGCACCTGCGTCAGGTTTACGACCGTCACCAGTCCCTGTATTGCCTCATACAGATCCGGATACAGCAGTTTTACAAATACTGGCGTTGCGATCTGGCAGAAGAAAAAGAACACGAGACTGACACTGCAGCCAGCCAGCACTGCCCTGGCAAATTCCTTTCTGCACAGCGTGTGCTCCCTCCTGGTCAGATACGAGATCACAATCGTGTTGACAGGCGCGATCAGCAGCACCATCGTCTTTCCGATCAGGGATACGACATAATACTGAGTGACCGCGACATTTCCGATCATATATTTCAGCGCCACGCGGTCCATATTCAGTGTCACATTTGTGATCAGATAGGACAGCATCAGGAAAAATCCGCGCGAACATGCCACTTTAAAGGAATCACTCTTCACAAAAAACTGCCGGAACACCGAGCCGGTAACCGATACGTAGATCAGACTGGCCGCCTCACCCGTCAGGAAAATCAAGAACCAGACATCCGTCAGCCAGTACAGACCGAATCCGGCGATATACCCAATGCTCATCACCAGGTAATAGACAAAGAATCTGCGATAATTCAAATTCAGACGGTATTCCACATCACCATAATACCGGAAAGTCGTCAGCATCAGCAAGAGCAGCGTCAGTATAATTGTTCCGCCACCGGTCATAAAACGGATGGAGGCGAGAACCGCAATCACACTGCCGATACATCCGAACAGCAGCAGTGAGCGGTCATAATCCCCGTTCGTCACCGCAAACGTCCTGCGGACCACGAGCCGGCTCGTGTTGAGTGACTGCCCGATCGACGGGCAGAGTATGCTGACAAGCCCCATGATATACAAAAGGCCGCCCATCTGATCCGCCCCCATATGGCGGTTCAGCAGCGGATAGATCAGCAGCTGCAGCACGCCGTTCATCAGCAGCATGCCGCCCATCGTATATACCGTATTTCCCAAAATCTGTTTCTTCTGCGTCTCTCCCACGCCCTGTTACCTGCTTCCCTTCCGGTCCTGATATTCTTCGCACCGGTTTTCAATATATTTTCTCTTTCCGGACTGCAGCACCGGAATCTCATCCACAAATTCAATCGAAAGCTCTGCCCGCTCGCCCAGATACGGCGAAATCCGCTGTGTGATGTCTTCTAAATTCATCTGCTCTCTGTCGCCGTTCAGCCACAGTGTATATTTCATCAAATCCTCCTGGATAAAACGGAACTGCTTCACCCCGCGCACATCCCACATGTTGTTCGTGATAATATACGGAGTCAGTGCCTTACCGTCGCAGTCATAAATCAGATCGCTTCGCCTGCCGTAAAGCTCCGTCAGATAGAGCTTATACTTTCCATTTTTTACTTTCCTGGACGCCACCGCAGTATCCCCGTTATCATACCGCAGGATCGGGAACGCGTAATTGTACAGATCCGTGATCACGATACGCCCAAGCTCGCCGGGTGCCGCAGGCTCATCACTGTCCATCTTCAAAATCTCATAGTAGTAGCTCTCTGTATCGATCTGATACCCCTCATCTTCTTTGTTCTGAATACCCATAATACCGTTTTCTTCATTGGAGTACCAGGCCCTCACCGGACAGCCGAACTGCTTCTGCAGCTTTTTTCGGAAATCAGGCGCCATGGCCTCCGAGATCGGGATGATGGATTTCACTCTGAATTTCGAAGTGTCCACCTGATGATCAGAAATGTAACGGCTGATCTCCTGAAGCGCCGAGGAATAGCCCACCAGACATTTCACACGCTTCCCGCGAATGGTATTAAGCATCCTCGCCAGCCCCTCGTCATCCATGTTGGAGCTGTCCATCATAATCATATTTTCCATCAGAAGCGACAGCCGGCTTTTCTTAACATTGTTGACCCACACGCGGATAAACGCTTCCTTCATGCCGATATAATATCCGCCCACCGCACCCAGAAAGATGCCGCCTGCCGTGTTGTG
This window encodes:
- a CDS encoding phenylacetate--CoA ligase family protein — protein: MQAGERLRRTAFNLLDAVKGRKLEKLKTVNKREIVDGITEEYEKRRLHTLLEYAKDSSAYYRAHCADAKNLSEFPVMNKADYNAHFSEILCDSYQGEEKKTYRLSTSGSTGAPFTVLCDGDKMNRINMNFISCMELNGFRMGMKRGEFRVWIEGKNTISKWKSFKNNLIMIDISNMGDDALADICGTIRKQRIQVLVSYSSALTALAAYIRRKHIDVSKWDVEMVFSMGEALPDATFDDLTDIFGFRPVRSYGNNENGFIAIALPGRNDYTIDLYNFYIEILKLDSDKPAAPGEPGRIVVTDYYNRAFPMIRYDTGDTGIMEVSVDEEGRKHGIFKEIYGRRGSLMYNCKGEPLSIHVFMNVLINLEGIVHQAKCIQWEKKRYELLLNADRDKIDENAVVDSYRRYLGEEAVIDVTYVDEIPVQASGKRMVCENRCPDYQ
- a CDS encoding phenylacetate--CoA ligase family protein encodes the protein MSFDEKLRWFGFWTLDKLRGAPVRRYYDQIRSGFYGGTSLAETEEKIRKLIRHAVQTTEFYKDYDPEGGLSELPVVNKDTFRDQYDAFLSSVHKGAPDNRIMCTSGSTGTPLSMVQNRDKICHNTAGGIFLGAVGGYYIGMKEAFIRVWVNNVKKSRLSLLMENMIMMDSSNMDDEGLARMLNTIRGKRVKCLVGYSSALQEISRYISDHQVDTSKFRVKSIIPISEAMAPDFRKKLQKQFGCPVRAWYSNEENGIMGIQNKEDEGYQIDTESYYYEILKMDSDEPAAPGELGRIVITDLYNYAFPILRYDNGDTAVASRKVKNGKYKLYLTELYGRRSDLIYDCDGKALTPYIITNNMWDVRGVKQFRFIQEDLMKYTLWLNGDREQMNLEDITQRISPYLGERAELSIEFVDEIPVLQSGKRKYIENRCEEYQDRKGSR